TGTCCGTTGACAAGGACGAACGCCTGAGGCAACGGCTCGACTGAGCGTATGACACCGCGGACTCCCTAATACGCGGACCTGTGGTTCCAGTCCCGGCGGAGCACAAGCTCGGCGCGGCGCGGCGAACGGCGCGGCAGCTTGGGGCGGTAGGAGTGGAACGACAACTGCCTACCGTCCAAACACCGACCGCAGCAGCGGCACCGGCTTGCCATTGACGCTCAGTTGCCCATCGGCAAGCCGCACGGTGCTGGTGACGCGCCCGTCCCGGGCGTTGACCCAGCCGCCGTCGATCCAGGTCTGAAGGCGCTGCGCGGGGGCGGGGGGGACGGCGGTGTCGGCGCGGGCCAGCCATTCGAGCGCGATGGCTTGGGGCAGGTCGATGGCGCCATCGCCTTTGATGCCTGCCAGCCAGTTGGCCTTGCCGCGGTTCAGCAGGGCGCCCAGGAGGGCGGCGGCACCATTGGCGCCGCCGCCGGCCTGCGCGGTGGCGCCCAGGGACAGGTGCGCGGCGACGGGGCCCTCGGGGGTAGTCAGGGTGAAAGGGTCGAGCGTGAGGCTGGGGCCGGCGGTGAGGAAGCGGGGCAGCAGTTGGGTCAGCAGCGTGGCGCCCACCAGTCCGCGCATGGCCCGCGAGGCACCGTCGTCCGACAGGGTGCGCAGTGCCGTGTTGATCTCGGCGAGTGCCGCGGCGTCCAGCGACCGGGCGGCGAGGCCGATGACGGGGGTGCGGTAGTCGACGCTGCCCAGTCGCAGCAGGTCGGCCGCGGCGTCGAGGCGCAGGTCGAGGCGCAGGGTCGGGGTCTGGCCCTGGGGGACCTGCTCCAGGTTCAGGCGCAGCCGTTGGACCAAGGCCGCCTTGGCGTTCGCATCCGGTTGCGGCGGTGGGCTGAACTCGGCCGAATCGACCTCCAGGCTGGTGCGCCCGGTGAAGAGGCCGCCGATCCAGCCGGTGAGATCGGCCTTCAGCCGGGCGTCGGTGAGGCGCGCGACGGGTCCGGCCGTGTCCAGCAGAGCCAGGCCGGGGATCCTCAGGTCGGCCGCGAGCTGCCGCGGGTTCGGCCGGTAGCGGGCCGTGCCGGTGATGTCCTGGCTTTGCAGCCGCAAGCCGTCCGGTGTGCCGCTCTGTTCCGTGGCCGGGATCAGCAGCCGCGTGAGGCCTGAGCCGTCGGCGCCGATGGTGGTGGTGAAGAGGAGCGGCGGGACCCGCAGCGGATCGGCGAGCAATTCGACGCGGGTGTGGACCTGGGTCAGTGCCGGGAAGATCTCGGCGTTGAACCAGGCCCAGGGACCCTGCTCGATGCGGCTGTCCAGACGGATGCGACTGACCCCGGCGGTGGTCTGACCGGGCAGGGGTTGCCGGGTCAGTTCGGCGTTGGCCCTGGAACTGAACCAGCCGCGCTCATAGTGCTCCACCAGGACCCAGCCGGGGGGCAGGGCCGCGACGGTGCCGCGCAGCAGATCTTGGTAGGCCTGCTGGGCCCGGGCGCCGAGGGCCGGCGGGAGGGCGATTGCCGCCAGGAGCAGGATGCCCCCGAGCGTGATCAGGGCGATGAGTGAACGCCTGGCGGTTGGGCCTGTTGGCAGTCTCATACGATCTCCCTATTGCGGGGCTGGCGCCGCACTGGGGTGCGGCGCTCCCGGTGGTGCCGGGCTTAGGCGGCGGCGATGGCGCCCAGGCACGGAATGGGCGCGAGCCCCAGTCGCTCCATCTCGGCGTGCACCCGGGCGGTGATGCCGGCGGCGTCGAGTCCGCACATGGCGAGCTGGGCGGGTTGTTCGGCGTGCTCCACGTTGCGGTCCGGCAGCCCCAGGTGGATGCAGCGCACCAGGACGCCGCGCTCCGACAGCAGTTCGGAGACGGCGCTGCCGGCCCCGCCGGCGATGGCGTTCTCCTCCAAGGTCACCAGCAGGTCGTGTCCCTGGGCCAGGTCCAGGATCAGGTCCTCGTCCAGCGGCTTGACGAAGCGCATGTCCGCCACCGTGGCATCGAGCCCCTCGGCGGCGGCGAGCGCCGGGCCGACCAGGCTGCCGAAGGCGAGCATGGCGCAGTGTCGGCCTTCCCGCAGGAGGCGCCCGCGCCCGATGGGCAGCGCCGGGGTGGCGGGGTCGATGGCCACGCCGCGGCCGCTGCCGCGGGGATAGCGCACCAGGGCGGGACCGGGATACTCATAGGCGGTGCGCAGCATGGCCCGACACTCGTTCTCGTCGGACGGGGCCAGGATCAGCAGGTTGGGGATGGGGCGCGCGAAGCTCAGATCGAAGCTGCCGGCGTGGGTGGCGCCGTCCGCCCCGACCAGGCCGCCGCGGTCGACGGCGAAGGTCACGTCCAGGTCCTGCAGGCAGACATCGTGGATGAGCTGGTCATAGGCACGTTGCAGGAAGCTCGAATAGATGGCCACGACCGGCTTGAGGCCATCGCAGGCCATCCCGGCGGCCAGGGTGACGGCGTGCTGTTCGGCGATGCCGACGTCGAAGAAGCGCTCCGGGTAGCGCTTGGCGAAGGCGGTGAGCCCGGAGCCCTCGCACATGGCGGGGGTGATGCCGACCAGGCGGGGGTCGAGTTCCGCGGTATCGCACAGCCATTGGCCGAAGATCTGGGTGTAGCTCGGGCTGCCGGGCGCGCCCTTGTGCAGACGCCCGGTATGGCGATCGAAGGGGGTCACGCCGTGATAGGTGACCGGCTCACCCTCGGCCGGCTCATAGCCGTGGCCCTTCTGGGTCACCACGTGCAGCAGGCGCGGGCCCGGGATGCCGCGCATGTTGCGCAGGGTGCGGATCAGGCTCGGGATATCGTGACCGTCGATAGGGCCGATGTAATTGAAGCCCAACTCCTCGAACAGGGTGCCGCCCATCACCATGCCCTTCATGTGCTCTTCCCAGCGGCCCACGAACTCGCGCAGTTGGGGCATGGCCTTGAGCGCGCTCTTGCCGCCCTCGCGCACCGAGGTGTAGAGCTTGCCGGAGAGCAGCCGGGAGAGGTGGTTGCTGATGGCCCCCACCGGCGGGGAGATGGACATCTTGTTGTCGTTCAAGATCACCATCAGGTCGACGTCCAGGGCGCCGGCGTGGTTCAGGGCCTCGAAGGCCATGCCGCCGCTCAGGGCCCCGTCACCGATCACCGCGACCACCTGGCGGCGCTCCCCGTGCTGCCGGGCGGCGAGCGCCATGCCGACGGCGGCGCTGATGGAGGTGCTGGAGTGGCCGACGCCGAAGCAGTCGTAGGGGCTTTCGCTGCGCTTGGGGAAGCCGGAGAGCCCGCCCTCCTGGCGTAGCGAGCACATCTGCGCGCGGCGTCCGGTGAGGATCTTGTGCGGGTAGGCCTGGTGGCCCACGTCCCACACCAGGCGGTCGCGCGGGGTGTCGAAGCAGTAGTGCAGCGCGATGGTCAGTTCCACCACGCCGAGCCCGGCCGCCAGGTGGCCGCCGGTCTGTGACACACAGTCGATCAGGAAACTGCGCAGTTCGCCCGCGAGTTGCTGTAACTGGGGCTCGGCGAGGGCGCGCAGGTCCGCGGGGCTGTCGATGGAATGGAGCAGCGGGTGCCGGTGAGGCATAGTGGTCGGTGGTCTCGCTAGCGGCGCCGGTCAGTCGTGGCCGACGGTAGCGTCCTAGTGTAGTCCAACAGCCCCGGCGGGGCACAGTTGAACATAACAGTAAGGGTCGCAGGGTCGACGCCTTCGCGACCTGGGCTTTTCGCGCGGCGGGAAGCTGCGCCGACGCAGAAAACTCAGGGTTCGAGCCCGCCGCGACGAAATGGACAGGATTGACAGGATTTCGCAGGATTAACAGGATTTCAGAGGGGGATAAGTCATGCAATGATCATCCTGTAAATCCTGAAAAATCCTGTTAATCCTGTCTAATTTCCTGCGGCTTGCTCAATGGCCCAGGCGGTGTCGGGGGCGCCGCTTCCGCGGTCGGCAAGGGCGCCGGGGCGGCGATCCGCGGCCCCTCCTGGACCACGAAGTCGCGGAAGGCACGGGCGGCGGGCGAGAGCCGCTTGCCGCGCCGGTAGACCAGGTGCCACTTGCGCGCCAGCGGGAAGCCTTCCACGTCCAGGACCATGAGCCGCCCGGTCTCCAGTTCCAGTTCGATGGTGTGCAGGGAGACGACGCTCAGCCCCAGCCCGGAGCGGACCGCCTGCTTCACCGCCTCGTTGCGGGTCATCTGCATCCCGTGGCGGATGGTGAGCCCCTGCTCCTTGAAGAAGCGCTCCATCGCCTGGCGGGTCCCGGAGCCCGGCTCGCGCATCACGAAGACCTCGCCCGTCAGGCGTGCCGTCGGGATCAGCCGCTCACTGACCAGGGGGTGGGTGGGCGGGGCTATGACCACCAGCGGGT
The DNA window shown above is from Candidatus Thiodictyon syntrophicum and carries:
- a CDS encoding DUF945 family protein, with translation MRLPTGPTARRSLIALITLGGILLLAAIALPPALGARAQQAYQDLLRGTVAALPPGWVLVEHYERGWFSSRANAELTRQPLPGQTTAGVSRIRLDSRIEQGPWAWFNAEIFPALTQVHTRVELLADPLRVPPLLFTTTIGADGSGLTRLLIPATEQSGTPDGLRLQSQDITGTARYRPNPRQLAADLRIPGLALLDTAGPVARLTDARLKADLTGWIGGLFTGRTSLEVDSAEFSPPPQPDANAKAALVQRLRLNLEQVPQGQTPTLRLDLRLDAAADLLRLGSVDYRTPVIGLAARSLDAAALAEINTALRTLSDDGASRAMRGLVGATLLTQLLPRFLTAGPSLTLDPFTLTTPEGPVAAHLSLGATAQAGGGANGAAALLGALLNRGKANWLAGIKGDGAIDLPQAIALEWLARADTAVPPAPAQRLQTWIDGGWVNARDGRVTSTVRLADGQLSVNGKPVPLLRSVFGR
- the dxs gene encoding 1-deoxy-D-xylulose-5-phosphate synthase, with the translated sequence MPHRHPLLHSIDSPADLRALAEPQLQQLAGELRSFLIDCVSQTGGHLAAGLGVVELTIALHYCFDTPRDRLVWDVGHQAYPHKILTGRRAQMCSLRQEGGLSGFPKRSESPYDCFGVGHSSTSISAAVGMALAARQHGERRQVVAVIGDGALSGGMAFEALNHAGALDVDLMVILNDNKMSISPPVGAISNHLSRLLSGKLYTSVREGGKSALKAMPQLREFVGRWEEHMKGMVMGGTLFEELGFNYIGPIDGHDIPSLIRTLRNMRGIPGPRLLHVVTQKGHGYEPAEGEPVTYHGVTPFDRHTGRLHKGAPGSPSYTQIFGQWLCDTAELDPRLVGITPAMCEGSGLTAFAKRYPERFFDVGIAEQHAVTLAAGMACDGLKPVVAIYSSFLQRAYDQLIHDVCLQDLDVTFAVDRGGLVGADGATHAGSFDLSFARPIPNLLILAPSDENECRAMLRTAYEYPGPALVRYPRGSGRGVAIDPATPALPIGRGRLLREGRHCAMLAFGSLVGPALAAAEGLDATVADMRFVKPLDEDLILDLAQGHDLLVTLEENAIAGGAGSAVSELLSERGVLVRCIHLGLPDRNVEHAEQPAQLAMCGLDAAGITARVHAEMERLGLAPIPCLGAIAAA
- a CDS encoding LysR family transcriptional regulator; amino-acid sequence: MHLTLRQLRVFEAVARHLSYTRAAEELHLSQPAVSMQVRQLEEAAGLPLFERLGKGVGLTEAGREVYSYSRSINRSLQEMDEVMQSLKGVNRGRLHVAVASTVNYFAPRLLAVFHQRYPGITPRLDVTNRETLMRLLDSNSIDIAVMGQPPTDIDVESESFMENPLVVIAPPTHPLVSERLIPTARLTGEVFVMREPGSGTRQAMERFFKEQGLTIRHGMQMTRNEAVKQAVRSGLGLSVVSLHTIELELETGRLMVLDVEGFPLARKWHLVYRRGKRLSPAARAFRDFVVQEGPRIAAPAPLPTAEAAPPTPPGPLSKPQEIRQD